From the genome of Mya arenaria isolate MELC-2E11 chromosome 5, ASM2691426v1:
AACACTCCTTTTATAATTATTGGTTAAATAACCTTAAAACACgtttttacataataaattgttttttactcATGTACTTTTTCGGTTTATGACTTCATTTTAACAACGCAAATTGACATTTGTCAAAACGCTACGAAGCAGAATACGTTCGTATTGAATTAGGTGGAATAAAGAAAAGTTTATTTTGCTATATGATGCTTTCAGATATATGACGCGTTTTCAATATAAAAGACATAACTTTCTGTCTTCAGTGTTTAAATACCGGCAACCAATGTTATACATCTTGGATACATTATCTATAGGTTATCTCTAGATAGTTTACATATCTAAATGTTAGGATTAGAAGGTATTGGTTAAAGGATAAATAATTAACAACCAATGACAAACTATTTCCCTAACTTTGACCAACCGAAACATTAACCAATTTTGCACGATTCGCAGCAGTATGTTTTGCATCTTCCCATAGAAAAAcgtataataatatgtttgacTAATGCTCAACTGATCCACCGTTAGATGTTATTGATATTTCGTATAAAGGACTAATAATTGATTATTCTATTTTACAGGTTGCCGCAATTAGATCTTCTGACAACAATAGATTGAAAGCACCAAGCAGAAACTATGGCACAGCTCTCTCAATTTCAAGAGGATAACGGTATGCAATATTCTGGAAATAACAGCGGGGACGTACTAACCATGGGTGGCAACAGGTCAAATGCGACGCATTTCACAGACGATGCAGAGCTTCCGTTCTTTCAATCTCTCGCTCTCCACTTTGATAATCTCTTCCCTTTAAAGTATAGTGTGCCAATAAATGGTTACATTGCCCCTGTGCTTATCCTATTGACGGTCGTTACCAATACACTTGTTATAGCCGTACTTCTTAAGAAACACATGCGCTCGCCAACTAATGTCTTACTCGCTGGAATGGCCTTTAGTGATATGATGACAGGAGTAATCCCATTGCCAATTTTCCTACATTTCTTCTCAATGGAACATTACAAAGACTTTGTTCCGATTGGCTGGTGCCTTCCTTATAGACTACTATACGAGAACATTCCTACAATATTTCACACGGCTTCTATTTGGTTAACAGTAGGATTAGCCGCCCAACGGTACATCTATATTTGCCATTCTCTGCAAGCTCGGACCTGGTGCACCATCCCAAATGTGTTACGGGGCACAGTCGTCGTGTATCTGGTTGCGATTCTGTCACAGTTTACTCGTTTCGTTGACGTTGAAATCAAGCCGCAACATGTACCTTCAAGACTTGATACCAATCAGACCTTCGTGGGATGTGACCTGATCTATAGGCCTTGGGCAATGAACAACCTCGTGATGTACTTGAATATATACTTCTggtttagaattatttttattcatctCGTTCCGTGTATTTCACTTGTTGTATTAAACGGGTTGCTGATATCTGCCATGCGGAAAGCCTCGGTTCGGAGGATGCagcttttaaagcaaaacaagaaGAGCGAATCAAAAAAGTTGAAAGAGAGCAACTGTACGACGCTGATGTTGGTTGCGGTTGTCGGGCTGTTTTTATTGGTTGAATTTCCGCTCGGAATAATTATGACGCTCTACGTTACAGACAACACATTTGCTCTAAATTTATTCTCTGAAGATGTGTACTTGATAATGACCTCTATGTCGAATTTCTTTATACTGTTGAGCTACCCTCTGAACTTTTTCATATACTGTGGAATGAGCCGCTTGTTTAGGGAGACATTTAAACGATTATTCAAAGGTGGACCAGTGCCGGCAAAAGAAGAATGTTCTCAGTATATGACTTTGCCAACGGAAAACGGCAAGACAGTGTTTACTGGACCAGAAACAGCGTTGTGAACCGAGGTAGTCAAAATGTGACCAGAGTGCGTTCCCGAAAATGTAATCAGATTATTTATATTTCGAAAATCGTTTTACGGTTGATATTTTGCAGTACTTTCTGCCCTTAAAAGAAGTTCTGAATGAGAGAAGTATATGATAACATATTGTTGAAGTTGAAGTTTGAAAGTGTGAAAAATCCAGGCGTTTATAGCTTGCGAAAAAAGGACGTCTTGGAGTTATActgtaaataacaatatttgaataaatcgTTTGTGTAAACACACTTCATTGGAACCTATTTTCGATCAAATCTCAAACACATTTACTCTTAATGGGAACTAATTGGATGTCTTGATATCACTGTGCGTCGTTATATCAAATACACAAATGTATGATCAGTCACGTAATCACTACCACGGATATTTGGACATAACTGTCTTTGAAAATGGATTCCGTGCTTCAAATCCGATGTGTGAACTATCGAATCCTGTTGAGAGTTAATCtactattaaatataaaatataaggtTTGTCCGTTATACAGAAACACGTATTGTTAAGACTTTATTACATCAGCGTGTTTCATTAATGCGAACATCTATTCTTGCTGAAACTGTAAATGGCGGGCTTTGAATGATTTATTGGCTGCGATATTCtacattgtttattgtttttacatttttcccATCacttatttatgttgttttcgtgcctgttttcacatatttttattaaatcgtAAATGGTTTGCACATATTCTGGGGTGATTGAATTCGAATGATTTCAAGAGAGAGTGAGATGCGGATTGTTCCGTTGAAACATATGAATGAAAAGGCACAGGTCAAGTGCAGAACAAAAATTAC
Proteins encoded in this window:
- the LOC128233813 gene encoding sex peptide receptor-like; its protein translation is MAQLSQFQEDNGMQYSGNNSGDVLTMGGNRSNATHFTDDAELPFFQSLALHFDNLFPLKYSVPINGYIAPVLILLTVVTNTLVIAVLLKKHMRSPTNVLLAGMAFSDMMTGVIPLPIFLHFFSMEHYKDFVPIGWCLPYRLLYENIPTIFHTASIWLTVGLAAQRYIYICHSLQARTWCTIPNVLRGTVVVYLVAILSQFTRFVDVEIKPQHVPSRLDTNQTFVGCDLIYRPWAMNNLVMYLNIYFWFRIIFIHLVPCISLVVLNGLLISAMRKASVRRMQLLKQNKKSESKKLKESNCTTLMLVAVVGLFLLVEFPLGIIMTLYVTDNTFALNLFSEDVYLIMTSMSNFFILLSYPLNFFIYCGMSRLFRETFKRLFKGGPVPAKEECSQYMTLPTENGKTVFTGPETAL